A stretch of Paenibacillus antri DNA encodes these proteins:
- a CDS encoding YitT family protein: MNTRKRAPRFPLGSPMHTVIEYGLLLVGAFSIATSFNVLLLPNSIASGGTSGISVIVRALFGVTPAITQWALNVPLFALGVWLLGKRFGVKTAVGTAVMPLFVLLTSGWAPLTDNPLLAAIFGGLGVGVGLGIVFRGRGSTGGLDVAAQIVAKYTGLSLGMSVAALDGMVIVAAGFVFGAEQALFALIALFVTTKTIDVVQLGFATSKVAYIISEDEEKIARTILHDLDRGLTRLTAHGGFTGKERTVLMVVVSQTEVTRLKGLVQAADPQAFVIITGATEVLGEGFKLQ, translated from the coding sequence ATGAATACTAGGAAAAGGGCGCCGCGCTTCCCTCTCGGAAGCCCGATGCATACGGTAATCGAGTATGGGCTGCTGCTCGTGGGGGCGTTTTCGATCGCGACGTCGTTCAACGTCCTGCTGCTGCCGAACTCGATCGCGTCCGGCGGCACGTCCGGCATCTCGGTAATCGTCCGCGCGCTGTTCGGCGTCACGCCGGCGATCACCCAATGGGCGCTGAACGTGCCGCTGTTCGCGCTGGGCGTCTGGCTGCTCGGCAAGCGCTTCGGCGTGAAGACCGCCGTCGGCACCGCGGTCATGCCGCTGTTCGTTCTATTAACGTCCGGCTGGGCGCCGCTGACGGACAATCCGCTGCTCGCGGCCATATTCGGCGGTCTCGGCGTCGGCGTCGGCCTGGGCATCGTGTTCCGCGGGCGCGGCTCCACGGGCGGTCTCGACGTGGCCGCGCAAATCGTCGCGAAGTACACGGGGCTAAGCCTCGGGATGTCGGTGGCGGCATTGGACGGCATGGTCATCGTAGCGGCGGGCTTCGTCTTCGGGGCGGAGCAGGCGCTCTTCGCGCTGATCGCGCTGTTCGTGACGACGAAGACGATCGACGTCGTGCAGCTCGGCTTCGCGACTTCGAAGGTCGCTTACATTATAAGCGAGGACGAGGAGAAGATCGCGCGGACGATCCTGCACGATCTGGACCGCGGCTTAACGCGGCTGACCGCCCACGGCGGGTTCACCGGGAAGGAGCGGACGGTGCTTATGGTCGTCGTGTCGCAGACCGAGGTGACGCGGCTGAAGGGACTCGTCCAGGCGGCCGACCCGCAGGCGTTCGTCATCATTACGGGGGCGACCGAGGTGCTTGGGGAAGGGTTCAAGCTCCAATAA
- the argJ gene encoding bifunctional glutamate N-acetyltransferase/amino-acid acetyltransferase ArgJ: MTGQNGFTIALDGSVTTPKGFRAGGVHCGIKKVQRFDLGAIVCDVPADVAAVFTTNVVIAAPLTVTKESIAKEGKLQAMLVNSGNANACTGEQGDKDARDMRATFAEALGVPEHYVGVTSTGVIGVPMPMEKLYRGIPELRTKLSTEGGDDFCQAIMTTDLVQKSICVTLTVDGKQVSVAGAAKGSGMIHPNMATMLGFMTTDAALQPGCLQSLLSHATDVTFNMITVDGDTSTNDMVVAMASGLAGNEPLGPNHPDWESFSAAFRHVAETLAKEIARDGEGATKLIEVNVVGASTDYDARTIAKTIVGSNLVKSAVYGSDANWGRIIAAAGRAGVPMNPNTVDIRLGDIAVLRQSAPVAFDEPAAKAYLDGNEVTIHVDLHGGAGKATAWGCDLTYDYVKINASYRT, translated from the coding sequence ATGACCGGGCAGAACGGGTTCACGATCGCGTTAGACGGGTCGGTGACGACGCCGAAAGGATTTCGGGCGGGCGGCGTCCATTGCGGGATTAAGAAAGTGCAGCGCTTCGATCTGGGGGCGATCGTGTGCGACGTGCCGGCGGACGTAGCCGCCGTCTTTACGACGAACGTCGTCATCGCGGCGCCGCTGACGGTGACGAAGGAATCGATCGCGAAGGAAGGCAAGCTGCAGGCAATGCTCGTCAACAGCGGCAACGCGAACGCGTGCACGGGCGAGCAGGGCGACAAGGACGCGCGCGACATGCGCGCGACGTTCGCGGAAGCGCTCGGCGTGCCGGAGCATTACGTCGGCGTGACGTCGACGGGGGTCATCGGCGTACCGATGCCGATGGAGAAGCTGTACCGCGGGATTCCGGAGCTGCGAACGAAGCTGTCGACGGAAGGCGGGGACGACTTCTGCCAGGCGATCATGACGACCGACCTGGTGCAAAAGTCGATATGCGTCACGCTGACGGTCGACGGCAAGCAAGTGTCCGTCGCCGGCGCGGCGAAGGGCTCGGGCATGATCCATCCGAACATGGCGACGATGCTGGGCTTCATGACTACGGATGCGGCGCTGCAGCCGGGCTGCTTGCAATCGCTGCTGAGCCATGCGACGGACGTAACGTTCAACATGATAACGGTCGACGGGGATACGAGCACGAACGACATGGTCGTCGCGATGGCGAGCGGCCTGGCCGGCAACGAACCGCTCGGACCGAACCACCCGGATTGGGAAAGCTTCTCGGCGGCGTTCCGCCACGTGGCGGAGACGCTGGCGAAGGAGATCGCGCGGGACGGCGAGGGGGCGACGAAACTCATCGAAGTGAACGTCGTCGGCGCGAGCACGGATTACGACGCGCGCACGATCGCGAAGACGATCGTCGGCTCGAATCTCGTGAAGTCGGCCGTCTACGGCTCCGATGCGAACTGGGGACGCATCATCGCGGCGGCGGGCCGCGCGGGCGTGCCGATGAACCCGAATACGGTCGACATTCGTCTTGGCGACATCGCGGTATTACGTCAATCGGCGCCGGTAGCGTTCGACGAGCCGGCCGCGAAGGCGTACTTGGACGGCAACGAAGTGACGATTCACGTGGACCTGCACGGCGGCGCGGGGAAGGCGACCGCGTGGGGCTGCGATTTAACTTACGATTACGTGAAAATTAACGCGTCGTATCGGACGTGA
- the argC gene encoding N-acetyl-gamma-glutamyl-phosphate reductase, which yields MTDHIRAAVVGSTGYGGVELIRLLLTHPKVTITSVISSSNAGEPLTAGYPHLQQALPVETLDGVDPAIIREKADVVFAATPSGVSGKLVPQLLEHEGLRVIDLSGDFRLKDRAAYETWYKHEAPPQASLEQAVYGLTEIYADQVRGAAFVSNPGCYPTATTLGLIPAVEAGAIDRGSIIVDAKSGVSGAGRGLNIGWHYAEMNENFKAYKVNKHQHIPEVEMVLGERAGEPVTVTFTTHLVPMTRGILCTMYASVADDRFLSEDAWIEMYRSYYKDKKFVRIRDKGQWPATKEVWGSNYCDIGFSVDPRTRRVTIISVIDNLVKGASGQAIQNLNVMMGWEEDLGLRLAPVYP from the coding sequence TTGACAGATCATATACGAGCGGCGGTCGTCGGTTCGACCGGTTACGGCGGGGTCGAGCTGATCCGACTCTTGCTCACGCACCCGAAGGTAACGATTACTTCGGTCATTTCGTCGTCCAACGCGGGAGAGCCGTTGACGGCAGGTTATCCGCATCTGCAGCAGGCGCTGCCGGTCGAGACGCTGGACGGCGTCGATCCGGCGATCATCCGCGAGAAGGCGGACGTCGTGTTCGCGGCGACGCCGTCGGGCGTCAGCGGCAAGCTGGTGCCGCAGCTGCTGGAGCATGAGGGCCTGCGTGTCATCGACTTGTCGGGCGACTTCCGCTTGAAGGACCGCGCGGCGTACGAGACGTGGTATAAGCACGAGGCGCCGCCGCAAGCGTCGCTAGAGCAAGCGGTATACGGACTTACGGAGATTTACGCGGATCAAGTGCGGGGCGCGGCATTCGTATCGAACCCGGGCTGCTATCCGACGGCGACGACGTTGGGGCTCATCCCGGCGGTGGAGGCGGGCGCGATCGATCGCGGTTCGATCATCGTCGACGCGAAATCCGGCGTGTCCGGCGCGGGCCGAGGCCTGAACATCGGCTGGCATTATGCCGAAATGAACGAGAACTTCAAGGCCTACAAGGTCAATAAGCATCAGCACATCCCCGAGGTCGAGATGGTGCTCGGCGAACGTGCAGGCGAGCCGGTCACGGTGACGTTCACCACCCATCTGGTGCCGATGACGAGAGGCATTCTATGCACGATGTACGCCTCCGTGGCGGACGACCGCTTCCTGAGCGAGGACGCTTGGATCGAGATGTACCGCAGCTACTATAAGGATAAGAAGTTCGTCCGCATCCGCGACAAGGGGCAGTGGCCGGCGACGAAGGAAGTCTGGGGCTCGAACTATTGCGATATCGGCTTCTCCGTCGATCCTCGCACGCGGCGCGTCACGATCATCTCCGTCATCGACAACTTGGTGAAGGGCGCGTCGGGGCAAGCGATTCAAAACTTGAACGTCATGATGGGCTGGGAAGAAGATCTGGGGCTGCGGTTGGCTCCGGTGTATCCATAG